The following coding sequences lie in one Myxococcus xanthus genomic window:
- a CDS encoding IS66 family transposase, with protein MAHRVPLHQGAGQQDAEGSAGRHFGRTRGGRICWLQRGDAAQGRLRVGCWAHVRRRFFDALATAPEAREALDFILELYRVEAQARDADMVRTAAHRELRQLRSAPVLAQLHAWLEAQAPRHPPKSPLGQAISYVRQQWEALTRFVENERLPLDNNRSEAAPEKSGRRWREGPGALSAAVQRRPGQPGRGDDLGTPCLLGCGRRTRAQVHLRPDGRGRSTSCAPVGPPLRQLRAREAPRPAREPGPLGAPTSGSILSDAWRGAHTMPGSPASL; from the coding sequence ATGGCTCATCGGGTACCGCTTCATCAGGGGGCGGGCCAGCAAGACGCCGAAGGAAGTGCTGGGCGGCACTTCGGGCGCACTCGTGGTGGACGCATATGCTGGCTACAACGCGGTGACGCTGCCCAGGGCCGCTTACGCGTCGGCTGCTGGGCCCACGTGCGTCGCCGCTTCTTCGACGCGCTGGCCACCGCACCCGAAGCGCGCGAGGCGCTGGACTTCATCCTCGAACTCTACCGCGTGGAAGCCCAGGCGCGCGATGCGGACATGGTGCGTACGGCCGCGCACCGAGAACTGCGCCAACTGCGCAGCGCCCCCGTCCTCGCGCAACTACATGCCTGGCTCGAAGCACAGGCGCCGCGGCACCCGCCCAAGAGTCCGCTGGGTCAAGCCATCTCCTACGTGCGCCAGCAGTGGGAGGCCCTCACTCGCTTCGTCGAGAATGAGCGGCTTCCTCTCGACAACAACCGCTCGGAAGCGGCGCCTGAGAAAAGCGGCCGTCGCTGGCGTGAAGGCCCCGGGGCGCTCTCCGCTGCGGTTCAGCGTCGTCCAGGTCAGCCTGGACGGGGGGACGACCTGGGCACACCGTGCCTCCTCGGCTGCGGTCGACGCACGCGAGCGCAAGTACACCTACGACCTGACGGGAGAGGACGCTCCACTTCATGTGCGCCTGTCGGCCCCCCTCTCCGACAGCTCCGGGCGCGTGAGGCTCCTCGTCCTGCCCGGGAGCCAGGCCCTCTCGGCGCTCCCACCTCGGGTTCCATCCTGTCCGATGCGTGGCGCGGGGCGCACACTATGCCGGGTTCTCCCGCCTCGCTGTAG
- a CDS encoding IS66 family transposase zinc-finger binding domain-containing protein, with translation MPRELPQDHFCPWREEAEELKERLTSLEAKMASLERHVFGRRAEKLPTVSAELRGDAVSTAARAEAAKKKRQQRAARKAEEAPAREIRHAVPAEERHCPACGSEELKPLGQGRTSVLYEYVPARFERQLHVQEVLACACGRGVVIAPPPARVVDRGEYGPGFLPT, from the coding sequence GTGCCGCGCGAGTTACCTCAAGACCACTTCTGCCCCTGGCGCGAGGAGGCGGAGGAACTCAAGGAGCGCCTGACGTCGCTGGAAGCGAAGATGGCCTCGCTGGAGCGCCACGTCTTCGGCCGCAGGGCGGAGAAGCTGCCGACGGTGTCCGCTGAGCTGCGAGGGGATGCGGTGTCGACGGCGGCCCGGGCCGAGGCCGCGAAGAAGAAGCGCCAGCAGCGGGCGGCCCGGAAAGCCGAGGAGGCCCCGGCGCGAGAGATTCGCCACGCGGTGCCAGCCGAGGAGCGCCACTGCCCAGCCTGCGGCAGCGAAGAGCTGAAGCCACTGGGCCAGGGCCGCACCTCGGTGCTGTACGAGTACGTACCGGCGCGCTTCGAGCGGCAACTGCACGTGCAGGAAGTCCTGGCGTGCGCGTGCGGCCGGGGCGTCGTCATCGCCCCACCTCCGGCGCGGGTGGTGGACAGGGGCGAGTACGGCCCCGGCTTCCTGCCCACGTAG
- the tnpB gene encoding IS66 family insertion sequence element accessory protein TnpB (TnpB, as the term is used for proteins encoded by IS66 family insertion elements, is considered an accessory protein, since TnpC, encoded by a neighboring gene, is a DDE family transposase.): protein MFAQPAAVRVVLATEPVDMRKSIDGLMALVRSAWGEDVYSGHLFAFVSRRGDRVKVLTWSRGGFVLLYKQLETGRFRLPPVDAGAQTVHLDATQLAMLLDGIDVAQVRRQPAWTPPGRTGT, encoded by the coding sequence GTGTTCGCGCAGCCTGCCGCGGTGCGCGTGGTGCTGGCCACCGAGCCGGTGGACATGCGCAAGTCGATTGATGGCCTCATGGCGCTGGTACGCAGCGCGTGGGGTGAGGACGTCTACTCGGGGCACCTCTTCGCCTTCGTCTCGCGCAGGGGCGACAGAGTCAAAGTGCTGACGTGGAGCCGGGGCGGTTTCGTGCTGCTGTACAAGCAGCTGGAGACGGGGAGATTCCGGCTACCGCCGGTGGACGCTGGCGCGCAGACGGTGCACCTGGACGCGACGCAGTTGGCGATGCTGCTGGACGGCATCGACGTGGCCCAGGTGCGGCGTCAGCCCGCCTGGACGCCTCCCGGGCGCACGGGCACCTGA
- the tnpA gene encoding IS66 family insertion sequence element accessory protein TnpA produces MSEESPPGPLARMSKPVETQEWFRVAEAFEASGLTQQEFSQHRGLRLSTLQSWVYRRRRQLARKPEPVRLLPVEVAGTPQLSTTPLEVVLASGARLRFASGTDVDYVARLVVALGR; encoded by the coding sequence TTGAGTGAGGAGTCGCCGCCGGGGCCCCTGGCGCGCATGTCGAAGCCGGTGGAGACGCAGGAGTGGTTCCGTGTCGCTGAAGCATTCGAGGCGAGCGGGCTGACGCAGCAGGAGTTCTCGCAGCACAGAGGGCTGCGGCTGAGCACGCTGCAGTCGTGGGTGTACCGGCGGAGGCGTCAGCTGGCCAGGAAGCCGGAGCCGGTGCGGCTGCTGCCGGTGGAGGTAGCTGGCACGCCGCAGCTGAGTACGACGCCGCTCGAGGTGGTGCTGGCCAGCGGCGCGCGACTGCGATTCGCCTCGGGCACCGACGTTGACTACGTGGCCCGGCTCGTCGTGGCACTGGGGCGGTGA
- the vioE gene encoding violacein biosynthesis enzyme VioE has product MQSHPPPPLLPIQWSSAYVSYWSPMLRDDQVTSGYCWFDYARDVCRIDGLFNPWSEKEMGYQLWMSEVGDVARGQSLKRKMAYWKKATTIGDCLDGALLSNEMSSFHELFLPRAVLIDGNARHAGCDPVLGQLADVWTIERPHKAPLTLYLQTGTNLLLRMVSGNDKQHVSVRDFPNVFVGDIPESVFAMKRTISPPGVDGEVPRVVEI; this is encoded by the coding sequence ATGCAATCACATCCCCCTCCGCCGCTCTTGCCAATCCAATGGAGCAGCGCCTACGTCTCCTATTGGTCGCCCATGCTGCGAGACGACCAAGTCACTTCCGGCTACTGCTGGTTTGACTATGCTCGCGATGTCTGCCGAATTGACGGCCTGTTCAATCCCTGGTCCGAGAAAGAGATGGGGTACCAGCTCTGGATGTCTGAAGTCGGCGATGTCGCGCGCGGACAGAGCCTCAAGAGGAAAATGGCTTACTGGAAGAAGGCGACCACCATCGGCGATTGTCTTGATGGGGCCTTGTTGTCGAATGAAATGTCGTCGTTTCATGAGTTGTTCCTGCCTCGCGCCGTGTTGATTGATGGGAATGCGCGTCATGCCGGATGTGACCCTGTACTGGGCCAACTGGCTGATGTCTGGACCATCGAAAGGCCGCACAAGGCACCATTGACTCTCTACCTCCAGACCGGAACCAACCTGTTGCTCCGCATGGTTTCCGGAAACGACAAGCAGCACGTCTCGGTACGTGACTTCCCCAACGTATTTGTTGGAGACATTCCCGAGAGTGTTTTCGCGATGAAGAGAACCATCTCCCCACCCGGCGTGGATGGGGAGGTCCCGCGCGTAGTTGAAATTTGA
- a CDS encoding FAD-dependent oxidoreductase, translated as MHKAIIVGGGLAGSLTAIYLARRGYDVHVVEKRRDPLQNTVSALEMTNSRAIGVSMTVRGIKAVLRAGIAPQELELCGEPIVGMAFSVGGKYKIRELTPFEGLSPLSLNRLAFQKLLNKHAALHGVKYSFECRCLSVDLEKKSVLVQEDDGGFQHHRGDLIIGADGAHSAVRQSMQSGLRRFEFKQTFFRHGYKTLVLPNAAELGYRKDLLYFFGMDSKGLFAGRAATIPGGSISFAICLPYTGALSLATQDGDAMRAFFNHYFGGLPPTRRKEMLEQFMTLPSNDLVNVRSSTFHYRGNALLLGDAAHATAPFLGQGMNMALEDAYVFATLLDKHADDLDVVLPEFTRQRKVQADAMQDMSIANYEVLSNPSFIFFLRTQYARYMHKKFPSLYPPDMAEKLYFDSIPYDELQQIQQKQNAWYRLGRMN; from the coding sequence ATGCACAAAGCCATCATTGTGGGCGGTGGACTTGCAGGCAGTCTGACCGCCATCTATCTAGCGCGGCGTGGGTACGACGTTCATGTCGTCGAAAAAAGGAGAGACCCACTGCAAAACACCGTCTCTGCCCTGGAGATGACCAACTCGCGCGCCATCGGCGTCAGTATGACCGTCAGGGGCATCAAGGCAGTCCTGAGGGCTGGGATTGCCCCACAAGAACTGGAGCTATGCGGCGAACCAATAGTTGGCATGGCTTTCTCCGTTGGCGGAAAGTACAAGATCCGCGAGCTCACTCCGTTCGAGGGGCTATCCCCTTTGTCTCTGAATCGATTGGCGTTTCAAAAGCTGTTGAACAAGCACGCCGCCCTTCACGGCGTGAAGTATAGCTTCGAATGCAGATGCCTAAGTGTCGATCTGGAGAAGAAGTCCGTCCTCGTCCAAGAAGACGACGGTGGGTTCCAGCACCATCGAGGGGATTTGATCATCGGCGCGGATGGCGCACACTCTGCGGTACGCCAGTCCATGCAGAGCGGCCTGCGGCGCTTCGAATTCAAACAAACCTTCTTCCGCCACGGCTACAAGACGCTGGTCCTTCCCAATGCCGCGGAACTGGGCTATCGGAAGGACCTATTGTATTTCTTTGGTATGGACTCCAAGGGTCTTTTCGCCGGTCGCGCGGCAACCATTCCCGGTGGCAGCATCAGCTTTGCAATTTGTTTACCATATACTGGTGCCCTTAGCTTGGCGACGCAAGATGGAGATGCAATGCGCGCCTTCTTCAATCACTATTTCGGCGGCCTGCCGCCCACCCGTCGGAAAGAAATGCTGGAACAGTTCATGACACTGCCCAGCAACGACCTCGTCAATGTTCGCTCCAGCACTTTTCACTATCGTGGGAACGCGTTGCTGCTTGGCGATGCGGCGCATGCCACCGCGCCCTTCCTGGGCCAAGGCATGAACATGGCTCTGGAAGATGCCTATGTCTTCGCCACCCTGCTGGACAAGCACGCCGATGACCTTGACGTCGTGCTCCCGGAGTTCACCCGCCAGCGCAAGGTGCAGGCGGATGCAATGCAGGACATGTCCATCGCGAACTACGAGGTGCTGAGCAATCCAAGCTTCATCTTCTTCTTGCGGACCCAATATGCTCGCTACATGCATAAAAAATTTCCGAGCCTCTATCCGCCGGACATGGCGGAGAAGCTGTATTTCGATTCGATCCCTTATGACGAACTGCAACAAATTCAGCAGAAGCAGAATGCGTGGTATAGACTTGGAAGGATGAACTAG